The nucleotide window CTGGTGACCGGCCGCGTGAAGGCGGCGTTGGTGGATGCGAAAGACCTGTTTTCCAGCGCCTTCAAGATCAGCACCGAGCGCGGCACCACCTATGTGATGGGTCGCGTGACCCAGCGCGAAGCGGACCGCGCCACCGAGGTGATTACCCGCGTTTCTGGCGTGCAGCGTCTGGTGCGCATGTTCGAGATCATCAGTGAAGATGAACTGGCGCGCACCCTGCCGCAACAGCCACCGGCAGATCCCAAGAAATAATAAAAACGGCCCGATCAGGGCCGTTTTTATTTGGGGCAGCGACCCGCGCAGCGGCGGAGCGTGGGGGCTAAATTTACTTGAGGCGTTTGATCAGGCTGGAGGTATCCCAGCGCTGGCCGCCCATCTGCTGCACATCGGCATAGAACTGGTCCACCAGCGCGGTCACCGGCAGGCGTGCGCCGTTGCGCTTGGCTTCGTCCAACACCAGGCCCAGGTCCTTGCGCATCCAGTCCACGGCAAAACCAAAGTCGAACTTGTCGGCCACCATGGTCTTGCCGCGGTTGTCCATCTGCCAGCTTTGCGCGGCGCCCTTGCCAATCACGTCCAGCACCTGGTTCATGTCCAGGCCCGCCTTTTGACCAAAAGCGACTGCCTCAGACAGGCCTTGCACCAGTCCAGCAATGCAAATCTGGTTCACCATCTTGGCAAGCTGGCCCGCGCCGCTGTCGCCCAGCAGCGTGAAGGCGCGCGAGAAAGCCATGGCGACAGGCTTGACGGTTTCAAACGCCGCCGCATCGCCGCCACACATCACGGTTAGCAAACCGTTCTGGGCGCCGGCCTGGCCGCCGGAGACGGGCGCATCAACGAATTGCAGGCCTTTGGTACGTGCCGTTGCGCTCAGTTCGCGTGCAACGTTGGCAGATGCCGTGGTGTGGTCTACAAAAATGGCGCCGGGTTTCATGCCCGCAAAGGCGCCGTCGGCACCCAACACCACGCTGCGCAAATCGGCATCGTTGCCCACGCAGCAAAACACGATGTCGGCGTTTTGTACCGCCAGTCGCGGTGTGGAACCATGGTTATGGGCACCATTTTGGCTGGTAGCCCCCGCGAACTCTGCGCACCAAGCTATCGATTTCGTAGCGGTTCGGTTGTACACCGTGACCTGGTGGCCAGCGCGGGCCAGGTGGCCTGCCATGGGGTAGCCCATAACGCCGAGGCCCAGAAAGGCAACGGAATAGGCGGGAGAGGGTTCGTAGGTTTTGTCGTTGATGTTGGGCATGGTGTAAGGGGATTCAATCAGTTGACAGGGCAATTTGCCGCCGGGCCGCCCCAAGCCGTCTGAACCGCCTGGCGGTCAGCCCCGCTAGGGCAATTAGTCCCCTTGGGGGGGGGCCGCGACCCGCGCAGCGGGCGTGGGGGCCACATTCACATAATCGCGAAATTTTCGGTACCGGCAGACAGATCGGTGGACTTGCCGCGTTGGCTGTTGAGCTTGATCTGCAGGCGCAGGTCGTTGAGCGAATCGGCGTTGCGTAACGCGTCTTCGTAGGTGATGGCGTTGCTTTCGTACAGGTCGAACAGTGCCTGGTCGAAGGTCTGCATGCCGGCCTGGCGGCTCTTTTTCATGATTTCCTTCACCTCCGATACTTCGCCCTTGAAGATCAGGTCGGAGATGAGTGGCGAGTTGATCATGATCTCGACGGCGGCGACACGGCCCTTGCCGTCCTGCTTGGGGATCAGGCGTTGGGACACCAGGGCTTTCAGGTTCAGCGACAAGTCCATCAGCAATTGGCTACGGCGCTCTTCGGGGAAGAAGTTGATGATGCGGTCCAGCGCCTGGTTGGCGCTGTTGGCGTGCAGGGTGGCCAGACACAGGTGGCCGGTTTCGGCAAAGGCCACGGCGTGTTCCATGGTCTCGCGGTCGCGGATTTCGCCCATCAAAATCACATCGGGCGCTTGGCGCAAGGTGTTCTTGAGTGCGGCTTCCCAGCTGTCCGTGTCCAGGCCCACTTCACGTTGCGTGACCACGCAGTTCTTGTGCATGTGCACAAACTCCACCGGGTCTTCAATCGTGATGATGTGGCCCCAGGAGTTTTCGTTGCGGTAGTCCACCATGGCGGCCAGCGTGGTCGATTTGCCAGAGCCTGTGGCGCCCACCATGATGGTCAGACCACGTTTGCTCTGCACAATTTCCTTGAGGATTTGCGGCACACCCAGGCCATCAATCGTGGGCAGCACCGCCGGAATCACCCGCAGCACCATGCCGACCTTGCCTTGCTGAATAAAGGCGTTGACACGGAAACGTCCGATGCCGGGGGGCGAGATGGCAAAGTTGCCTTCCTTGGTGCGCTCGAACTCGGCGACCTGCTTGTCGTTCATGATGGAACGGGCCAGGGCCAGCGTATGGGCCGCGTTCAGGGGCTGGGGCGACACCTTGGTGACCTTGCCATCGACCTTGATGGCCGGCGGGAAGTCGCCGGTGATGAACAAATCGCTGCCATTGCGGCTGACCATCAGCTTAAGCAGGTCGTTGATGAACTTGGTGGCCTGGTCGCGTTCCATGAGTGCTCCCTCAGAAATTATTCGAAAGAAAAAGTGCCGCGCTGCGAGCCGCAATTCGCCGCCGGGCCGCCCCAAGGCGAATTAGCCCCCTTGGGGGGCAGCGACCCGTGTAGCGGTGGAGCGTGGGGGTCATGCTTAGCCCGGGAAATTTTCGGGAATTTTGGCTTTGCTGCGCGCTTCTGCGGGGCTGATGACGTTGCGCTTGACTAAGTCGGTCAGGTTCTGGTCTAGCGTCTGCATGCCCACGCTGTTACCGGTCTGAATACTGGAATACATCTGTGCGACTTTGGCTTCGCGGATCAGGTTGCGGATGGCGCTGGTGCCCAGCATGATTTCGTGTGCTGCGACACGGCCTTGGCCGTCCTTGGTCTTGCACAGCGTTTGCGAGATCACAGCCTGCAGCGATTCGGACAACATCGCACGGACCATTTCCTTTTCGTCCGCCGGGAACACGTCAATGATCCGGTCGATTGTTTTAGCGGCGCTGGAGGTGTGCAGCGTGCCAAACACCAAGTGGCCGGTTTCAGCGGCGGTCATCGCCAGGCGAATGGTTTCCAGATCGCGCATTTCACCCACCAGAATGGCGTCAGGATCTTCCCGCAGCGCCGACTTCAAGGCGGCGGCAAACGACAGGGTGTGCGGGCCGACTTCACGTTGGTTGATCAGGCACTTCTTGGATTCGTGGACAAACTCGATTGGGTCTTCCACCGTCAGGATGTGGCCGAACTCGGTTTCGTTCAGGTAGTTGACCATCGCGGCCAGCGTGGTCGATTTGCCCGATCCGGTGGGTCCGGTCACCAGCACCATGCCGCGGGGCTTCAGGGCTAGCTCGCCAAAAATCTTCGGAGCGTTGAGCTGTTCCAGCGAGAGGATCTTGGAAGGAATGGTCCGGAACACCGCACCGGCGCCGCGGTTGTGGTTGAACGCGTTGACGCGGAAGCGCGCCAGGCCGTCAATCTCGAACGAGTAATCGATTTCCAGGAACTCTTCGTAGTGCTTGCGCTGCGTGTCGTTCATGATGTCGTACACCATGCCGTGCACCTGCTTGTGGTCCAGTGGCTCCACGTTGATGCGTCGCACATCGCCGTGCACCCGGATCATCGGGGGCAGGCCGGCGGAGAGGTGCAAGTCAGACGCTTTGTTCTTGACGCTGAACGCCAGCAGTTGGGTAATGTCCACAAAAATCCCCGTTCGAAGGTTCGTTGGCAGTTTGTTACGCTAGAGCGATTATGACCATGATTGCCGACAATCTCCACCGTGTTCAGGCCCGGATTTCTGCGGCCTGCGCCCAGGCCGGGCGCTCGCCCGATGCCGTGGCCCTGCTGGCCGTATCCAAGACCTTCGGGCCGGAAGACGTGGCCCAGGCACATGCCGCCGGACAGGTGGCTTTTGGCGAAAACTACATCCAGGAGGCTGTGGAAAAAATCACACTTCTGGCGCATTTGCCGCTGGAGTGGCACTGCATAGGCCCGATCCAGAGCAACAAGACCCGGCTGGTAGCCACCCACTTTGACTGGGCGCACACGGTGGACCGCCTGAAGATTGCCCAGCGCCTGAGCGAGCAGCGGCCGGCGGAGATACCCGCACTGAACGTGTGCATCCAGGTCAACATCGACGGCGGTGCCACCAAAGCTGGTGTGGCGCCTGAGGAGGCGCTGGCCCTGGCGCAGCAGATTGCGGGTTTGCCCCGGCTGCGCTTGCGTGGGCTCATGTGCATTCCCGAGCCCGCTCCTGATTTTGTAGCTGCTTGCGCAGTATTCATAAGGGCTAGAAACCTGTTTGATGCATTGAATGCGCAGGGGTTGGCATTGGATACCCTGTCCATGGGCATGAGCGCCGACTTGGAAGCTGCGGTGCAGTCTGGCAGCACGCAGGTGCGCGTAGGCACCGCAATCTTTGGTGGCCGCAGCTATCTGGCCGGGACTTAGGTGCGCACGCGCCCGTCGCCAGTGAGCATGGACAGCTCGACAAAGCTGGAGGCCACATGCTCGTTGCGCGAGAAGTTCACATTGAAACCGCCGAAGGGCTGGCCGTTGATGCTCTCCAAAGCGCTAATCAGGGACTCGGACCCACCCTTGGCGCCGGAGCGACGCATGCCTTCGGCCAGCACGCGGGCTGCGATATAGCCTTCCATGCTGGAGAAGTTGGCCTGCACGGCGCCGTTGGTCTTGCGCACCGCATCGGCAAATTCGCGCGAGATGGGTTTGCTGCCGGTGTACGGCGAGGGCACGACTTGCGAGACAACCACACCAGCGCCTTCTTTGCCCAGTTCATCGGCCAGCGCCTGGGTGCCCACAAAGGACACGTTGTAGAGCCCACCGCCGAATCCTGCCTTGCGCGCCGCACGGATGTACGCTGCGCTGGCCTTGTAGGCGCTGATTTGCACCACCGCTTCGGGCGCAGCGGCGTTGATGGTTTCTACGGCCTTGGCCACATCCACCGAATTGCGCTCTACCGTGGCCACCGCCACGGGCTTGAGGTTCAAGGCCGCCAGCGCCTGCGTTACACCTTCCAGGCCGGCCTTGCCATAGGCATCGTTTTGGTAAAAAACGGCCACCTTGGTCAGGCCCACGTGGTTCAGTTGCTTGACGATCAGCGCGGTCTCGTCGTTGTAAGACGCGCGGACATGGAAGGCATAGCGGTTCATCGGCGTGCGCAGGCCCATGGCGCCAGTGAACGGTGCCACAAAGGGGACTTTGGCCTTGGTGGCCAGGGGCAGGGCGGTCAGGCTGGTGGGCGTGCCGATGTAGCCAAAAAGCGCAAAGACATCGTCTTCCAGCAGTTTTTTGGTGTTGTCAGCGCAACGTTCGGGCTCGTAGCCATCGTCGAGCTTGCGGACTTCCACACTGCGCCCGC belongs to Rhodoferax saidenbachensis and includes:
- a CDS encoding NAD(P)-dependent oxidoreductase, producing MPNINDKTYEPSPAYSVAFLGLGVMGYPMAGHLARAGHQVTVYNRTATKSIAWCAEFAGATSQNGAHNHGSTPRLAVQNADIVFCCVGNDADLRSVVLGADGAFAGMKPGAIFVDHTTASANVARELSATARTKGLQFVDAPVSGGQAGAQNGLLTVMCGGDAAAFETVKPVAMAFSRAFTLLGDSGAGQLAKMVNQICIAGLVQGLSEAVAFGQKAGLDMNQVLDVIGKGAAQSWQMDNRGKTMVADKFDFGFAVDWMRKDLGLVLDEAKRNGARLPVTALVDQFYADVQQMGGQRWDTSSLIKRLK
- a CDS encoding PilT/PilU family type 4a pilus ATPase, with amino-acid sequence MERDQATKFINDLLKLMVSRNGSDLFITGDFPPAIKVDGKVTKVSPQPLNAAHTLALARSIMNDKQVAEFERTKEGNFAISPPGIGRFRVNAFIQQGKVGMVLRVIPAVLPTIDGLGVPQILKEIVQSKRGLTIMVGATGSGKSTTLAAMVDYRNENSWGHIITIEDPVEFVHMHKNCVVTQREVGLDTDSWEAALKNTLRQAPDVILMGEIRDRETMEHAVAFAETGHLCLATLHANSANQALDRIINFFPEERRSQLLMDLSLNLKALVSQRLIPKQDGKGRVAAVEIMINSPLISDLIFKGEVSEVKEIMKKSRQAGMQTFDQALFDLYESNAITYEDALRNADSLNDLRLQIKLNSQRGKSTDLSAGTENFAIM
- a CDS encoding YggS family pyridoxal phosphate-dependent enzyme, which codes for MTMIADNLHRVQARISAACAQAGRSPDAVALLAVSKTFGPEDVAQAHAAGQVAFGENYIQEAVEKITLLAHLPLEWHCIGPIQSNKTRLVATHFDWAHTVDRLKIAQRLSEQRPAEIPALNVCIQVNIDGGATKAGVAPEEALALAQQIAGLPRLRLRGLMCIPEPAPDFVAACAVFIRARNLFDALNAQGLALDTLSMGMSADLEAAVQSGSTQVRVGTAIFGGRSYLAGT
- a CDS encoding ABC transporter substrate-binding protein; the protein is MINRRQFSFAAGAAGLAGFPAVHAQSDKIILGQSAAFTGPAAQLGIQFHAGAKLYFDQLNAQGGVGGRSVEVRKLDDGYEPERCADNTKKLLEDDVFALFGYIGTPTSLTALPLATKAKVPFVAPFTGAMGLRTPMNRYAFHVRASYNDETALIVKQLNHVGLTKVAVFYQNDAYGKAGLEGVTQALAALNLKPVAVATVERNSVDVAKAVETINAAAPEAVVQISAYKASAAYIRAARKAGFGGGLYNVSFVGTQALADELGKEGAGVVVSQVVPSPYTGSKPISREFADAVRKTNGAVQANFSSMEGYIAARVLAEGMRRSGAKGGSESLISALESINGQPFGGFNVNFSRNEHVASSFVELSMLTGDGRVRT
- a CDS encoding type IV pilus twitching motility protein PilT, whose translation is MDITQLLAFSVKNKASDLHLSAGLPPMIRVHGDVRRINVEPLDHKQVHGMVYDIMNDTQRKHYEEFLEIDYSFEIDGLARFRVNAFNHNRGAGAVFRTIPSKILSLEQLNAPKIFGELALKPRGMVLVTGPTGSGKSTTLAAMVNYLNETEFGHILTVEDPIEFVHESKKCLINQREVGPHTLSFAAALKSALREDPDAILVGEMRDLETIRLAMTAAETGHLVFGTLHTSSAAKTIDRIIDVFPADEKEMVRAMLSESLQAVISQTLCKTKDGQGRVAAHEIMLGTSAIRNLIREAKVAQMYSSIQTGNSVGMQTLDQNLTDLVKRNVISPAEARSKAKIPENFPG